One window of Dermacentor albipictus isolate Rhodes 1998 colony chromosome 9, USDA_Dalb.pri_finalv2, whole genome shotgun sequence genomic DNA carries:
- the LOC139049960 gene encoding protein lethal(2)essential for life-like, with amino-acid sequence MALFPLLNRGSWGPSDLVRRFLDDDFGGSFLDGELFDPPFYHQRFYIEPRHQQSSTAVCPARQQGTSVACTPDKFAINVDTRHFTPEEITVKTQDNSVVIHGKHEEKSDDRGCYVKREFTRRYVLPEDVDPESVKCHLKPNGTLALEAPRKNAPKEQPKAIPIQVKHEGASSNAVKNK; translated from the coding sequence ATGGCACTGTTCCCGTTGCTGAACCGTGGTTCCTGGGGCCCCTCTGACTTGGTGAGGCGTTTCTTGGACGACGACTTCGGTGGTTCCTTCCTGGACGGTGAGCTGTTTGACCCGCCTTTCTACCACCAACGCTTCTACATCGAGCCACGCCACCAGCAGTCGTCGACCGCCGTCTGCCCCGCTCGCCAGCAGGGCACCTCGGTCGCCTGCACGCCGGACAAGTTCGCCATCAACGTCGACACCCGCCACTTCACTCCGGAGGAGATCACCGTCAAGACGCAGGACAACAGCGTCGTCATCCACGGCAAGCACGAAGAGAAGTCTGACGACCGTGGCTGCTACGTGAAGCGCGAGTTCACGCGCCGCTACGTCCTGCCCGAAGACGTAGACCCCGAGTCGGTGAAGTGTCACCTCAAGCCTAATGGTACGTTGGCCCTCGAGGCACCGCGCAAGAACGCGCCCAAGGAGCAACCGAAGGCGATCCCGATTCAAGTGAAGCACGAAGGCGCCAGCAGCAACGCTGTGAAGAACAAGTAA